From Bacillota bacterium, a single genomic window includes:
- a CDS encoding NAD/NADP octopine/nopaline dehydrogenase family protein — MKVAVLGAGHGGVAAAADMALAGHEVRLFQVPQFAESFKKIRETGEIKISGVSRQGLAKLRVATHDPEEAISGAEVVLVIVPAFAQESIARMCGPHLEDGQYVFLIPGGFGSYVFGRVLEEMGVRKDITLGETSTLPYGCRMSGENEVAVHIRAIFNPFAAYPARRTEAAAAVLKQLYPEIAPARNILDVALNNTNPCVHPVPTLLSASRIEFSGGEFWLYREAMTPSVWKVMRALDQERVRVREAFGLGPPHCELPEEVGRVFVDQFGYEGIEAGRKMKGPKSLSERYLTEDVPMGLVLYSSLAKVAGVPTPVIDSVVTLVSALLGCDMWSQGRTIERLGLTGITAAELTARLE, encoded by the coding sequence ATGGCTTTGGCGGGGCACGAAGTAAGGCTCTTTCAAGTCCCCCAGTTCGCGGAGTCCTTTAAAAAGATCCGGGAGACAGGGGAAATCAAGATCAGCGGAGTGAGCAGACAAGGACTGGCCAAGCTGCGGGTGGCAACTCACGATCCAGAGGAAGCGATTTCGGGAGCCGAAGTAGTGCTCGTGATTGTACCCGCGTTCGCCCAGGAATCCATAGCGAGAATGTGCGGACCGCACCTGGAAGACGGCCAGTACGTCTTCTTGATCCCGGGTGGGTTTGGCTCGTACGTCTTTGGCAGAGTGCTCGAGGAGATGGGAGTAAGGAAAGATATAACGCTGGGGGAGACCTCTACGCTCCCGTACGGGTGCAGGATGAGCGGGGAAAATGAGGTCGCGGTGCACATCCGCGCCATCTTCAACCCGTTCGCCGCGTACCCTGCACGACGTACGGAAGCCGCGGCTGCGGTGCTCAAGCAGCTCTACCCGGAGATAGCACCGGCCAGGAACATCCTGGACGTCGCCCTCAATAACACCAACCCGTGCGTGCATCCGGTGCCGACTCTCCTCAGTGCAAGCAGGATCGAGTTCTCCGGGGGCGAGTTCTGGCTTTACCGTGAGGCGATGACGCCCTCCGTGTGGAAGGTCATGCGTGCGCTCGATCAGGAGAGGGTTCGGGTGCGAGAGGCATTCGGACTTGGACCTCCTCACTGTGAATTGCCGGAAGAAGTCGGGCGGGTTTTTGTGGACCAGTTCGGCTACGAAGGAATTGAGGCAGGCCGCAAGATGAAGGGTCCGAAGAGCCTTTCGGAACGTTATCTCACCGAGGACGTGCCGATGGGTTTGGTATTGTACTCTTCTCTGGCAAAGGTTGCCGGCGTTCCCACTCCCGTAATAGATTCAGTGGTGACCCTGGTTTCGGCCCTCCTGGGATGTGACATGTGGTCTCAGGGCCGAACAATTGAGCGGCTTGGCCTTACCGGCATAACGGCCGCCGAACTGACCGCCAGGCTCGAGTGA